In Triticum aestivum cultivar Chinese Spring chromosome 5B, IWGSC CS RefSeq v2.1, whole genome shotgun sequence, the following proteins share a genomic window:
- the LOC123110733 gene encoding protein NPG1 gives MAAAAESDNGSEVGPTGDSGAFASPVKARERAPESEAGASAATASESSETRVDDGNIQEAESSLREGLSLNYEEARALLGRLEYQRGNVEAALRVFDGIDLQAAIQRFQPPLSEKPSSKRNNKLWSDSSNSGSQHAASLVLEAIYLKAMSLQKLGKAIEAAQQCKSVLDAVESIFQRGIPDVMVEQKLQETVSKSVELLPELWKQAGAYQEALASYRRALLSQWNLDDECCARIQKRFSVFLLYGGVEASPPSLASQTEGSFVPKNNLEEAILLLMILLKKWYLGKTHWDPSVMEHLTFALSLCGQTSVLAKHFEEVLPGIYPRTERWYSLALCYSAASDDEAALNLLKKSLNKNESPNDINALLLAAKICSSDYYLASEGVEYAKRAIGDDELLDGHLRSVGLHLLGSCLANESKIASSDHQRSLLQAEALKSLGEAFSLDRHNPDLIFDMGVEYAEQRNMQAALKCAKQFIDTTGGSVSKGWRLLSLVLSAQQRYSEAEVVTDAALEETTKWEQGPLLRIRAKLKAAQSLPMEAVEAYRALLALVQAQRKAYGSLKNGTEERDNKVSEFEVWQGLANLYASLSYCRDAEICLQKAKALKTYSATTLHAEGDMHGVREQTQHALAAYLNALSTEVDHVPSKVSIGALLSEQGPKYLPVARSFLSDALRLEPTNRMAWFYLGQVHKHDGRLAEAADCFQAASMLEESDPVESLRPL, from the exons atgGCAGCGGCAGCAGAGTCGGACAACGGGAGCGAGGTGGGCCCGACCGGGGACTCGGGGGCGTTCGCTTCGCCGGtgaaggcgagggagagggcgcCGGAGTCGGAGGCCGGCgcctcggcggcgacggcgtccgagTCCTCGGAGACGAGGGTCGACGACGGCAACATCCAGGAGGCCGAGTCCTCGCTCCGCGAGGGCCTCTCCCTCAACTACGAG GAAGCAAGAGCTCTCCTCGGGAGACTAGAATATCAGAGAGGAAATGTAGAGGCTGCACTTCGAGTATTTGATGGAATAGACCTTCAAGCTGCTATTCAGCGTTTCCAACCGCCGCTTTCAGAAAAACCATCTTCCAAGCGGAATAACAAACTATGGTCAGATTCATCGAATTCAGGATCACAGCATGCTGCCAGCCTTGTTCTTGAAGCCATTTACTTGAAGGCAATGTCTCTTCAAAAGTTGGGGAAAGCAATAG AGGCCGCTCAACAGTGTAAAAGCGTCCTTGATGCTGTTGAAAGTATCTTCCAACGTGGCATACCTGATGTCATGGTTGAACAAAAGCTGCAGGAAACTGTCAGTAAATCAGTTGAGCTACTCCCAGAACTTTGGAAGCAAGCTGGGGCTTATCAAGAAGCACTTGCTTCTTACCGGCGTGCTCTTCTTAGTCAATGGAATCTCGACGATGAATGCTGCGCGAGAATTCAGAAGaggttttctgtttttctgttgtATGGTGGTGTTGAGGCAAGTCCGCCGAGCTTGGCTTCACAAACCGAAGGTTCATTTGTCCCTAAGAATAATTTGGAAGAGGCAATCCTGCTGCTCATGATACTTTTGAAGAAGTGGTACCTTGGAAAGACTCACTGGGACCCCTCAGTGATGGAGCATCTAACCTTTGCATTGTCACTCTGTGGCCAGACATCTGTGCTTGCCAAGCATTTCGAAGAAGTTTTGCCTGGAATATACCCTCGAACTGAGAGATGGTATAGTCTAGCCCTTTGTTATTCTGCAGCTTCGGATGATGAAGCGGCATTAAATTTGCTAAAGAAGTCTTTGAATAAGAATGAGAGTCCCAATGACATAAATGCCCTGCTTTTAGCTGCTAAGATATGTAGTTCGGACTATTATCTTGCTTCCGAGGGTGTAGAGTATGCAAAGAGAGCAATCGGTGACGACGAATTATTAGATGGGCATTTAAGGAGTGTTGGGCTCCATCTCTTGGGGAGTTGTCTGGCTAATGAGTCTAAAATTGCTTCGTCCGATCATCAAAGATCTCTCTTGCAGGCTGAGGCTTTGAAATCACTTGGTGAAGCATTTTCCCTTGACCGCCACAACCCAGATTTAATATTTGACATGGGGGTTGAGTATGCTGAGCAACGAAACATGCAGGCTGCACTGAAATGTGCAAAGCAGTTCATTGACACAACTGGCGGATCTGTTTCTAAAGGCTGGAGATTGCTATCTTTGGTTCTCTCTGCGCAGCAGAGGTATTCGGAAGCAGAGGTGGTGACTGATGCTGCATTAGAAGAAACTACAAAATGGGAACAAGGGCCATTACTTAGAATAAGGGCTAAACTGAAAGCAGCTCAATCATTGCCCATGGAAGCAGTTGAAGCATACCGTGCCCTTCTTGCTCTTGTTCAGGCACAACGGAAGGCTTATGGATCTTTAAAAAATGGCACAGAG GAAAGGGATAATAAAGTGAGTGAGTTTGAAGTTTGGCAAGGTCTTGCCAACTTGTATGCTAGTCTTTCGTACTGCAGAGATGCCGAAATATGTTTGCAGAAGGCTAAAGCTCTGAAAACTTATTCTGCCACAACACTTCATGCAGAAG GTGACATGCATGGGGTCCGTGAGCAAACGCAGCATGCGCTGGCTGCATACTTGAATGCACTCTCAACAGAGGTAGATCATGTACCATCCAAGGTGTCCATCGGTGCTCTCCTGTCGGAACAAGGGCCCAAGTATCTCCCGGTGGCGAGGAGCTTCCTGTCGGACGCCCTAAGGCTCGAGCCTACGAACAGGATGGCCTGGTTCTACCTAGGACAGGTCCACAAGCATGACGGGAGGCTAGCTGAGGCCGCCGATTGCTTTCAGGCGGCCTCGATGCTCGAGGAATCAGACCCGGTAGAAAGTCTCCGACCGCTCTGA